A single window of Anopheles moucheti chromosome 2, idAnoMoucSN_F20_07, whole genome shotgun sequence DNA harbors:
- the LOC128302894 gene encoding dystrobrevin beta isoform X1, translating into MEPMEARVAMLQDLKIQSFDTIRFASYRTACKLRYVQKSTNLHLVDIWNVIEAFRENGLNTLEPQNEVSVSRLETLVSSLYHNLNKRLPPTQQVHVDSKASLLLNWLLAAYSGDNSGKIRVFSIKVALAIMCAGKMVDKLRYIFSQISDGAGQLIHWKLGDFLREVLALPAAVFESPTFFYKEGLESEIFPVENKITVNDFMAGFMTEPGPACLVWMPLLHRLATVESVVHPTVCSVCMRENFTGFRYRCQRCHGYQLCQDCFWQGRVSLNHQNDHEVKEYSSYKSPSKQIGHSLRKSFRCVPDKPIQALPRFPEQPEKTLNLSHIVPPSPLPSHNGFPDGGIPGLYDRSSTLDSRATGLSLDSNGTSGTRGAVNSNDEEHRLIARYAARLAQESRTPGGSAPDPVQIGLDSSRAQRELIMQLESKNKEIMREIQKLRRQQEAEQVAPESPALMNELRALRQRKGELEGHLGALQDSRRQLMGQLEGLMRMLKNHQTQSPRSTPNSSPRSGKSPPIPQGPPMPNQGPRQGPMNPGGSGMPPNIPPGMLPPGMGMHGQDPHMGPGGMDMRGYAPNGNNNGSINGGGPLGSRTNAAGACPPAGGRSDLHYAADSVSTAMSSLVRELNSVFYAHYEGHLPPGVVHKPPMRYFSEGSDDDSIASSQYTMRHSLDFDEMHMTTHEWSEKDNTQWQEQFAAWSLNSQNQ; encoded by the exons ATGGAACCAATGGAAGCCCGGGTCGCCATGTTGCAGGATCTCAAGATTCAATCGTTTGACACGATTCGCTTCGCATCCTATCGCACAGCCTGCAAGTTGCGCTACGTACAGAAGTCGACTAACT TGCACCTGGTCGACATCTGGAACGTGATTGAGGCGTTCCGCGAAAATGGACTGAACACACTCGAACCCCAGAACGAGGTCAGCGTCAGCCGGCTCGAGACGCTCGTTTCGTCGCTGTACCACAACTTAAACAAACGGCTGCCACCGACCCAGCAGGTACACGTGGACTCCAAGGCGAGCCTGTTGCTGAACTGGCTACTGGCGGCCTACTCCGGTGACAATTCGGGCAAGATACGGGTATTTTCGATCAAGGTAGCGCTCGCGATCATGTGCGCCGGCAAGATGGTCGATAAGTTGCGAT ATATCTTCTCACAAATCTCCGACGGAGCTGGCCAGCTGATACACTGGAAATTGGGCGATTTCCTCCGTGAAGTGCTAGCGCTTCCGGCAGCCGTCTTCGAATCGCCAACCTTTTTCTACAAAGAGGGCCTGGAGTCGGAAATCTTTCCGGTGGAGAACAAAATCACGGTAAACGATTTTATGGCGGGCTTCATGACAGAACCCGGACCGGCCTGTCTCGTGTGGATGCCGTTGCTACACCGGCTCGCTACGGTCGAATCCGTCGTGCATCCGACCGTATGTTCCGTGTGCATGCGGGAAAACTTTACCGGGTTCCGCTACCGTTGCCAACGTTGCCATGGGTATCAGCTGTGCCAGGACTGTTTCTGGCAGGGACGCGTTTCACTCAACCATCAGAACGATCACGAGGTGAAGGAATATTCCAGCTACAAAAGCCCTAGCAAACAGATCGGCCATTCGCTGCGCAAAAGCTTCCGCTGTGTGCCGGATAAACCGATCCAGGCGTTACCCCGGTTTCCGGAACAGCCGGAGAAAACGCTCAACCTATCGCACATCGTCCCACCGTCACCGTTGCCGTCACACAACGGGTTTCCAGATGGAGGCATACCGGGTCTGTACGATCGCAGCAGTACACTAGACTCACG AGCCACCGGATTGTCGCTAGACAGCAACGGAACGTCAGGAACGCGTGGAGCCGTTAATTCTAATGATGAGGAGCACAGACTGATCGCACGATACGCAGCACGACTTGCACAGGAATCACGAACG CCCGGTGGCTCAGCCCCAGATCCGGTACAGATAGGGCTAGACAGTTCACGGGCCCAGCGCGAACTGATCATGCAGctcgaatcaaagaacaaggaAATAATGCGCGAAATACAGAAACTGCGCCGGCAGCAGGAAGCGGAACAGGTCGCACCGGAAAGTCCCGCCCTGATGAACGAACTGCGCGCACTGCGGCAGCGGAAGGGTGAACTCGAGGGGCATCTCGGAGCGCTGCAGGATTCGCGCCGACAACTAATGGGCCAGCTGGAGGGGTTAATGCGGATGCTCAAAAACCATCAAACCCAGAGCCCACGCTCTACGCCCAACTCTAGTCCGCGGTCGGGTAAAAGCCCACCGATACcgcagg GACCACCAATGCCAAATCAAGGCCCGCGGCAGGGACCGATGAACCCGGGTGGGTCCGGAATGCCACCAAACATACCGCCCGGTATGCTTCCTCCCGGTATGGGAATGCACGGTCAAGATCCGCACATGGGCCCGGGAGGCATGGATATGCGGGGATACGCACCAAATGGAAACAACA ATGGTAGCATTAATGGTGGTGGTCCGCTTGGCTCGCGAACGAACGCCGCAGGAGCGTGTCCGCCGGCCGGTGGCCGGTCGGATCTGCACTACGCGGCTGATTCCGTTTCCACCGCAATGTCCTCGCTGGTGCGCGAACTCAACTCAG TTTTCTATGCGCACTACGAAGGACATCTTCCGCCCGGCGTCGTACATAAGCCGCCGATGCGCTACTTTTCAGAGGGATCCGACGATGACAGTATCGCTTCGTCGCAGTACACAATGCGCCATTCGCTAG ACTTTGACGAGATGCACATGACCACACACGAGTGGAGCGAAAAG GATAATACGCAATGGCAGGAACAGTTTGCTGCCTGGAGTTTAAACTCGCAAAACCAGTGA
- the LOC128302894 gene encoding dystrobrevin beta isoform X2, which yields MEPMEARVAMLQDLKIQSFDTIRFASYRTACKLRYVQKSTNLHLVDIWNVIEAFRENGLNTLEPQNEVSVSRLETLVSSLYHNLNKRLPPTQQVHVDSKASLLLNWLLAAYSGDNSGKIRVFSIKVALAIMCAGKMVDKLRYIFSQISDGAGQLIHWKLGDFLREVLALPAAVFESPTFFYKEGLESEIFPVENKITVNDFMAGFMTEPGPACLVWMPLLHRLATVESVVHPTVCSVCMRENFTGFRYRCQRCHGYQLCQDCFWQGRVSLNHQNDHEVKEYSSYKSPSKQIGHSLRKSFRCVPDKPIQALPRFPEQPEKTLNLSHIVPPSPLPSHNGFPDGGIPGLYDRSSTLDSRATGLSLDSNGTSGTRGAVNSNDEEHRLIARYAARLAQESRTPGGSAPDPVQIGLDSSRAQRELIMQLESKNKEIMREIQKLRRQQEAEQVAPESPALMNELRALRQRKGELEGHLGALQDSRRQLMGQLEGLMRMLKNHQTQSPRSTPNSSPRSGKSPPIPQGPPMPNQGPRQGPMNPGGSGMPPNIPPGMLPPGMGMHGQDPHMGPGGMDMRGYAPNGNNIFYAHYEGHLPPGVVHKPPMRYFSEGSDDDSIASSQYTMRHSLDFDEMHMTTHEWSEKDNTQWQEQFAAWSLNSQNQ from the exons ATGGAACCAATGGAAGCCCGGGTCGCCATGTTGCAGGATCTCAAGATTCAATCGTTTGACACGATTCGCTTCGCATCCTATCGCACAGCCTGCAAGTTGCGCTACGTACAGAAGTCGACTAACT TGCACCTGGTCGACATCTGGAACGTGATTGAGGCGTTCCGCGAAAATGGACTGAACACACTCGAACCCCAGAACGAGGTCAGCGTCAGCCGGCTCGAGACGCTCGTTTCGTCGCTGTACCACAACTTAAACAAACGGCTGCCACCGACCCAGCAGGTACACGTGGACTCCAAGGCGAGCCTGTTGCTGAACTGGCTACTGGCGGCCTACTCCGGTGACAATTCGGGCAAGATACGGGTATTTTCGATCAAGGTAGCGCTCGCGATCATGTGCGCCGGCAAGATGGTCGATAAGTTGCGAT ATATCTTCTCACAAATCTCCGACGGAGCTGGCCAGCTGATACACTGGAAATTGGGCGATTTCCTCCGTGAAGTGCTAGCGCTTCCGGCAGCCGTCTTCGAATCGCCAACCTTTTTCTACAAAGAGGGCCTGGAGTCGGAAATCTTTCCGGTGGAGAACAAAATCACGGTAAACGATTTTATGGCGGGCTTCATGACAGAACCCGGACCGGCCTGTCTCGTGTGGATGCCGTTGCTACACCGGCTCGCTACGGTCGAATCCGTCGTGCATCCGACCGTATGTTCCGTGTGCATGCGGGAAAACTTTACCGGGTTCCGCTACCGTTGCCAACGTTGCCATGGGTATCAGCTGTGCCAGGACTGTTTCTGGCAGGGACGCGTTTCACTCAACCATCAGAACGATCACGAGGTGAAGGAATATTCCAGCTACAAAAGCCCTAGCAAACAGATCGGCCATTCGCTGCGCAAAAGCTTCCGCTGTGTGCCGGATAAACCGATCCAGGCGTTACCCCGGTTTCCGGAACAGCCGGAGAAAACGCTCAACCTATCGCACATCGTCCCACCGTCACCGTTGCCGTCACACAACGGGTTTCCAGATGGAGGCATACCGGGTCTGTACGATCGCAGCAGTACACTAGACTCACG AGCCACCGGATTGTCGCTAGACAGCAACGGAACGTCAGGAACGCGTGGAGCCGTTAATTCTAATGATGAGGAGCACAGACTGATCGCACGATACGCAGCACGACTTGCACAGGAATCACGAACG CCCGGTGGCTCAGCCCCAGATCCGGTACAGATAGGGCTAGACAGTTCACGGGCCCAGCGCGAACTGATCATGCAGctcgaatcaaagaacaaggaAATAATGCGCGAAATACAGAAACTGCGCCGGCAGCAGGAAGCGGAACAGGTCGCACCGGAAAGTCCCGCCCTGATGAACGAACTGCGCGCACTGCGGCAGCGGAAGGGTGAACTCGAGGGGCATCTCGGAGCGCTGCAGGATTCGCGCCGACAACTAATGGGCCAGCTGGAGGGGTTAATGCGGATGCTCAAAAACCATCAAACCCAGAGCCCACGCTCTACGCCCAACTCTAGTCCGCGGTCGGGTAAAAGCCCACCGATACcgcagg GACCACCAATGCCAAATCAAGGCCCGCGGCAGGGACCGATGAACCCGGGTGGGTCCGGAATGCCACCAAACATACCGCCCGGTATGCTTCCTCCCGGTATGGGAATGCACGGTCAAGATCCGCACATGGGCCCGGGAGGCATGGATATGCGGGGATACGCACCAAATGGAAACAACA TTTTCTATGCGCACTACGAAGGACATCTTCCGCCCGGCGTCGTACATAAGCCGCCGATGCGCTACTTTTCAGAGGGATCCGACGATGACAGTATCGCTTCGTCGCAGTACACAATGCGCCATTCGCTAG ACTTTGACGAGATGCACATGACCACACACGAGTGGAGCGAAAAG GATAATACGCAATGGCAGGAACAGTTTGCTGCCTGGAGTTTAAACTCGCAAAACCAGTGA
- the LOC128302894 gene encoding dystrobrevin beta isoform X3 yields MEPMEARVAMLQDLKIQSFDTIRFASYRTACKLRYVQKSTNLHLVDIWNVIEAFRENGLNTLEPQNEVSVSRLETLVSSLYHNLNKRLPPTQQVHVDSKASLLLNWLLAAYSGDNSGKIRVFSIKVALAIMCAGKMVDKLRYIFSQISDGAGQLIHWKLGDFLREVLALPAAVFESPTFFYKEGLESEIFPVENKITVNDFMAGFMTEPGPACLVWMPLLHRLATVESVVHPTVCSVCMRENFTGFRYRCQRCHGYQLCQDCFWQGRVSLNHQNDHEVKEYSSYKSPSKQIGHSLRKSFRCVPDKPIQALPRFPEQPEKTLNLSHIVPPSPLPSHNGFPDGGIPGLYDRSSTLDSRATGLSLDSNGTSGTRGAVNSNDEEHRLIARYAARLAQESRTPGGSAPDPVQIGLDSSRAQRELIMQLESKNKEIMREIQKLRRQQEAEQVAPESPALMNELRALRQRKGELEGHLGALQDSRRQLMGQLEGLMRMLKNHQTQSPRSTPNSSPRSGKSPPIPQGPPMPNQGPRQGPMNPGGSGMPPNIPPGMLPPGMGMHGQDPHMGPGGMDMRGYAPNGNNNFDEMHMTTHEWSEKDNTQWQEQFAAWSLNSQNQ; encoded by the exons ATGGAACCAATGGAAGCCCGGGTCGCCATGTTGCAGGATCTCAAGATTCAATCGTTTGACACGATTCGCTTCGCATCCTATCGCACAGCCTGCAAGTTGCGCTACGTACAGAAGTCGACTAACT TGCACCTGGTCGACATCTGGAACGTGATTGAGGCGTTCCGCGAAAATGGACTGAACACACTCGAACCCCAGAACGAGGTCAGCGTCAGCCGGCTCGAGACGCTCGTTTCGTCGCTGTACCACAACTTAAACAAACGGCTGCCACCGACCCAGCAGGTACACGTGGACTCCAAGGCGAGCCTGTTGCTGAACTGGCTACTGGCGGCCTACTCCGGTGACAATTCGGGCAAGATACGGGTATTTTCGATCAAGGTAGCGCTCGCGATCATGTGCGCCGGCAAGATGGTCGATAAGTTGCGAT ATATCTTCTCACAAATCTCCGACGGAGCTGGCCAGCTGATACACTGGAAATTGGGCGATTTCCTCCGTGAAGTGCTAGCGCTTCCGGCAGCCGTCTTCGAATCGCCAACCTTTTTCTACAAAGAGGGCCTGGAGTCGGAAATCTTTCCGGTGGAGAACAAAATCACGGTAAACGATTTTATGGCGGGCTTCATGACAGAACCCGGACCGGCCTGTCTCGTGTGGATGCCGTTGCTACACCGGCTCGCTACGGTCGAATCCGTCGTGCATCCGACCGTATGTTCCGTGTGCATGCGGGAAAACTTTACCGGGTTCCGCTACCGTTGCCAACGTTGCCATGGGTATCAGCTGTGCCAGGACTGTTTCTGGCAGGGACGCGTTTCACTCAACCATCAGAACGATCACGAGGTGAAGGAATATTCCAGCTACAAAAGCCCTAGCAAACAGATCGGCCATTCGCTGCGCAAAAGCTTCCGCTGTGTGCCGGATAAACCGATCCAGGCGTTACCCCGGTTTCCGGAACAGCCGGAGAAAACGCTCAACCTATCGCACATCGTCCCACCGTCACCGTTGCCGTCACACAACGGGTTTCCAGATGGAGGCATACCGGGTCTGTACGATCGCAGCAGTACACTAGACTCACG AGCCACCGGATTGTCGCTAGACAGCAACGGAACGTCAGGAACGCGTGGAGCCGTTAATTCTAATGATGAGGAGCACAGACTGATCGCACGATACGCAGCACGACTTGCACAGGAATCACGAACG CCCGGTGGCTCAGCCCCAGATCCGGTACAGATAGGGCTAGACAGTTCACGGGCCCAGCGCGAACTGATCATGCAGctcgaatcaaagaacaaggaAATAATGCGCGAAATACAGAAACTGCGCCGGCAGCAGGAAGCGGAACAGGTCGCACCGGAAAGTCCCGCCCTGATGAACGAACTGCGCGCACTGCGGCAGCGGAAGGGTGAACTCGAGGGGCATCTCGGAGCGCTGCAGGATTCGCGCCGACAACTAATGGGCCAGCTGGAGGGGTTAATGCGGATGCTCAAAAACCATCAAACCCAGAGCCCACGCTCTACGCCCAACTCTAGTCCGCGGTCGGGTAAAAGCCCACCGATACcgcagg GACCACCAATGCCAAATCAAGGCCCGCGGCAGGGACCGATGAACCCGGGTGGGTCCGGAATGCCACCAAACATACCGCCCGGTATGCTTCCTCCCGGTATGGGAATGCACGGTCAAGATCCGCACATGGGCCCGGGAGGCATGGATATGCGGGGATACGCACCAAATGGAAACAACA ACTTTGACGAGATGCACATGACCACACACGAGTGGAGCGAAAAG GATAATACGCAATGGCAGGAACAGTTTGCTGCCTGGAGTTTAAACTCGCAAAACCAGTGA
- the LOC128310498 gene encoding translocon-associated protein subunit delta, translated as MVKFVLASAVLCCALSYAIASSCSNPEVKSNFYSTSDATIVSQIGFVTEFTLKCSNAGAEKLPLFAEVLGKLAPVVRIGDNKYQVSWNEEIKKASSGSYAVRLFDEESYAAVRKAQRAGEDIQSVKPLTTVTVNFSGAYKGPWVNSEILATVMVLFVAYVAFTTRSKLMA; from the exons ATGGTAAAGTTCGTTCTAGCATCGGCCGTGTTGTGCTGTGCGTTGAGTTACGCCATCGCTAGCTCTTGCTCAAACCCGGAGGTGAAATCTAACTTCTACTCCACCTCGGATGCTACGATCGTTAGCCAGATTGGTTTTGTAACGGAGTTCACGCTTAAGTGCTCGAATGCCGGAGCAGAAAAGCTGCCCCTGTTCGCCGAAGTCCTTGGCAAGTTGGCTCCGGTTGTGCGCATCGGCGATAACAAGTACCAG GTGAGCTGGAATGAGGAAATTAAGAAGGCCAGCAGCGGATCGTACGCAGTGCGTCTGTTCGATGAGGAATCCTATGCGGCTGTCCGCAAAGCCCAGCGTGCCGGCGAAGACATCCAGTCGGTGAAACCACTCACGACCGTTACCGTAAATTTCTCCGGTGCATACAAGGGACCGTGGGTTAACTCGGAAATTCTCGCCACTGTGATGGTCTTGTTTGTTGCATACGTTGCATTCACGACACGGTCTAAGCTTATGGCGTAA
- the LOC128297339 gene encoding uncharacterized protein LOC128297339, translating to MNTSKWLPKQHQEVIKLFEQSRQLERELRILGKKFATDINIDLPDYYEFERLLQQSRECFERSAHVQTRLIRMSASSADKNVERSFFKILLNRKAHLIRQNLRKRNLQLIFIINKMIKLMLAATYTSEIVVDGALLLCTLHNESVILAQKTTQARTQTNAQVCSNSFPPLMSTPKKVDVGTILQIITKQRAEDCCSTLINCLLTTCKGALTVANEENESDTSSVEILRALTTNLQGPEVGKHIDPIQEEMNVRRKASVNMISSGEIHTRGRATPGRKVVITPITKPESRELDESEHNDPAIHFFDEMAAEAVAYNSINYLVNEPDGMDLLENLIADEEIFVANVIMKVIKYCPSAFERELTKTELIKWVNRGTRGLWTQVGGSLEHVVLWWSSSPLACRPAACAKYLRDWLSLLQPDEAPEPILSTLKGLGETLTVHVTSTIWDKQFRLAVVSSSLPVDFPFEEGEFCGKNVIVEGTVCGKVWSELLYQLVQLSNTCDIGTIANELPLVEQIPVLHRLDHSIHSMRIWAANKARSLCTDWNMMMFFKVVHNDIGLCLEQLQYIRVPELSADDPLEVQVQVCVALRAKLVSEIKENIIKLKATCTECIDVLAAVCRTTSLASLTLCFPYFKHWQTEVLQERANEYVAYFFNQIYLPVIQATKDIEILKLTLKIICEAWLDHIYMKKTKFSSAGALNLLKDFDGVAEWINACEALDERLRETLSHHEVLRMCEGVGKLLLRKPEETISILPSPSKAGKKSDETADEKAPLPPEMFVPNQKRWLELRARDRRAVNLNCLCLCAGMDVY from the exons ATGAACACATCCAAGTGGCTTCCGAAGCAGCACCAGGAGGTGATCAAGCTGTTCGAGCAATCGCGCCAATTGGAACGAGAGCTTCGCATACTGGGCAAGAAGTTTGCCACGGATATTAATATTGATCTGCCCGACTACTAC GAATTTGAGCGGTTGCTACAACAAAGTCGCGAATGCTTCGAACGGTCCGCCCACGTGCAGACACGGCTGATACGCATGTCGGCGTCATCGGCGGACAAGAACGTGGAGCGAAGTTTCTTCAAGATTTTGCTGAACCGGAAGGCACACCTGATACGGCAGAACTTGCGTAAGCGCAATCTTCAGCTGATATTCATCATCAACAAAATG ATCAAGCTAATGCTCGCCGCTACCTACACGTCGGAAATCGTCGTCGACGGTGCATTGCTGCTGTGTACGCTGCACAACGAAAGCGTCATCTTGGCCCAAAAGACAACGCAGGCCCGCACTCAAACGAATGCGCAAGTGTGCAGCAATTCATTCCCCCCGCTAATGTCCACTCCGAAGAAAGTGGATGTTGGAACGATCCTGCAGATCATCACCAAGCAGCGAGCCGAGGATTGCTGCAGTACGCTGATCAACTGTCTGCTGACCACCTGTAAGGGTGCGTTGACGGTAGCGAACGAGGAGAACGAATCGGACACTTCGAGTGTGGAAATTTTGCGAGCCTTGACGACAAATCTACAGGGCCCGGAGGTGGGAAAACACATAGATCCCATACAGGAGGAGATGAACGTTCGACGCAAAGCGAGCGTAAACATGATCTCGAGTGGagaaatacacacacgcggGAGAGCGACACCGGGCCGAAAGGTTGTGATAACGCCCATCACTAAACCGGAATCACGCGAACTGGACGAATCAGAACATAAT GATCCCGCGATACATTTCTTCGATGAAATGGCCGCCGAAGCGGTGGCATACAACTCCATCAACTATCTCGTCAACGAACCGGATGGAATGGATCTGTTGGAGAATTTAATTGCCGATGAGGAGATCTTCGTAGCGAACGTTATCATGAAGGTGATCAAGTACTGCCCATCGGCATTCGAGCGTGAGCTCACCAAAACGGAACTCATCAAGTGGGTCAATCGCGGTACGCGGGGACTTTGGACGCAAGTTGGCGGTTCCTTGGAGCACGTCGTGCTGTGGTGGAGTTCTTCGCCGTTGGCCTGTCGGCCGGCCGCATGTGCAAAGTATCTGCGCGATTGGCTATCGCTGTTGCAGCCAGATGAAGCACCGGAACCGATCCTGTCCACGCTCAAGGGTCTGGGTGAAACACTCACGGTGCATGTGACCAGTACGATTTGGGACAAGCAGTTCCGTTTGGCGGTCGTTTCTTCCAGCCTTCCGGTAGATTTTCCCTTCGAGGAGGGCGAGTTTTGCGGGAAGAATGTAATT GTTGAAGGAACTGTCTGTGGAAAAGTTTGGAGTGAGCTGCTGTATCAGTTGGTACAACTGTCGAACACGTGTGACATTGGAACTATCGCCAACGAGCTGCCACTGGTGGAGCAGATTCCGGTTCTGCATCGACTCGATCATTCCATTCATTCTATGCGCATCTGGGCGGCCAATAAGGCACGATCGCTTTGTACGGATTGGAACATGATGATGTTCTTCAAGGTTGTTCACAACGATATAGGATTGTGCTTGGAGCAGTTGCAGTACATACGCGTCCCGGAGTTGTCTGCCGACGACCCACTGGAAGTGCAAGTGCAGGTGTGCGTTGCGCTACGGGCGAAACTTGTATCGGAAATCAAGGAAAACATCATCAAGTTGAAAGCGACCTGCACCGAATGTATCGATGTCCTGGCCGCCGTTTGCCGTACGACGAGCCTGGCATCGCTGACGCTTTGCTTTCCGTACTTCAAGCACTGGCAGACGGAAGTTTTGCAGGAACGGGCCAACGAATATGTGGCCTACTTTTTCAACCAAATCTATCTGCCTGTCATACAGGCGACGAAAGACATTGAAATACTGAAGCTAACGCTGAAGATCATCTGTGAAGCTTGGCTCGATCACATTTACATGAAAAAGACGAAATTCAGCAGCGCCGGTGCGTTGAACTTGCTGAAGGATTTCGACGGGGTCGCCGAGTGGATCAATGCTTGTGAAGCGCTGGACGAACGGTTACGGGAAACTTTGTCCCATCACGAAGTGCTGCGAATGTGCGAAGGTGTGGGCAAACTACTGCTGCGTAAACCCGAGGAGACGATATCCATTCTGCCAAGTCCATCGAAAGCGGGCAAGAAAAGCGATG AAACTGCCGACGAGAAAGCGCCACTGCCACCGGAAATGTTCGTTCCGAATCAAAAGCGTTGGTTGGAGTTGCGGGCCCGTGATCGACGAGCGGTCAATCTAAACTGTCTGTGTCTTTGCGCGGGGATGGATGTATACTAA